CGCCACAGGTTCTCTACCGGCGGTACATCGGCAGCCATGTCGATCATCGTAGGTATCCCATGGCGCTTGGCAATTTTCACCCATTCTTCATGTTTGATCGCTCCCGAGTCGGCCTGGATGTTAAGGAACCACATCATGGCCGTTTTTTCATTGATGGCCTTTTCAAGTTCATCAACCGTTTCAATGTAAACAATTTTGCAGCCTGTGTTGGTCAGGGCGTGGGAATAGCCGATGTTATGGCCTTTTTGGATAATCACCTCTGACTTCATGCCGGTACCTTCCAGGTGTGGCAAGGCTTCCACTTTCTTTTGGTCCATGCCGGTCAGTACACCTGCTAGTCCAAGGGTCAAGGCTGAAAAGCAACCGGCTGTTACTACTGCCGATTCGGCGTGGGTAAGTGCGGCAATTTTTTCTCCCACTTTGGTCTGAACTTCGTCCAGCATCATAAATTCCTGTGCAGCTCCCTGGATGGTCGCTACTACTTCGTCTTGCATCAGGGAGCCGGTCATGGCTGTGTAGGTACCGGCGGCATTAATGAACGTCCGAATGCCTAGTTCCTTGGCAAGGTTGCGTACGGGTACTTTGGTTGCAGCGGATGCAAGCGGGTTAAGGCTGTTTTCACCCAAAACTCCACCCAGTAAAGGCAGGCTGGACAGATGTTTAATGAGGTCTCTTCTGTTAATCATGATTGGTAATGGACAGCGTATTCAAAAAATACGATTGGTTAAAATTTTGAGATAAAAAGTTCCAGATTAAAGATGAATTTTATATGGGTGAATACTCTTTAAAATATTAATATTTTTTAAATTTATTTAAAATGTAATTATAAAGTTTGGTGAATTCTGGTTTTGTTTAACTTTTATTTTGTTGTTTCAGGTCTAAAGCACACCTTTTCAGCATTAGTTTTTATCCCACCAAAGTGGCGTACTTGCCTTGTCTGGCCCGCCCAAAAGGGAAACAGCACCTTCCATAGCCGCAGCATTGTTGGTATACTCCTGCTGCAGGAAAGGAATTCTTCTGGGAAAACGGGTTGCAGGTACATCGGTATTAACAGAGTTAACCACCGTATATAGTTTAGGCAAACGCGTTCTGCGGAATTCGGCCCAGGCTTCTATGCCGTCAGGATACAAGGCCAGCCATTTCTGAGTGGCGATCTGCTCTCTTTGAATAGCCTCCGTGGCGGCCCATTTCACGGTAATACCGGATAGTGCAGGAGAATTCTGCTGGTCGGCAGGTGCCACCGGTGTATGGTTACTTGCGATATAATCATTTACCACCTGGCCTGTAATACCCCATCCTTCCATCGAAGCCTGGATACCTTTTTCATAGAATTCGCGGGCCGTTCCGGTTTCTGTATTCCAGCCGTTCAGGGCTGCTTCTGCCAGCAGGAAATAGGCTTCTGAAGTGTGCATAATGTCTTGTGCTACGGCCAGCTGCCTGTCCCATGCCGAACCTTTTCCTGTGTTTCTTATCCAGCGGGTACCTATGTTGGAGTTGTAATCATTGGTATTGAGTGTCTGGGTAAGCTCCGAGGAGCCAAGCCCGTTGCGCAGGCCTTCATAGGTTTTGGTGGTGAAAGCCGGTTGGAAATAGATACCGATCCGAGGGTCCTCAAAGCCTTTCAGTACCGACTCCATGGCTGCGCTCATGCGAAACTCGCCCCAGCCGGAAATGAAGGAAAGTCCGTTGTAATCACTCCCGATTAGATTTTTGGTCATCATGGCGTTGTCTGCCAGGGTGGCTAAAAGTCCTCCGGCAATGGCTGCCTCAGCTTCTGTTTTTGCTTTGGCGGGATCAGCCTTTGAGATACGCAAAGCCAGGCGAAGCCGAAGGGTGTTGGCGAATTTTATCCATTTTGAAACATTTCCCGCGTAAACGATGTCGTAGTTACCATAAGGCGTTTCCGAGGTTTTACCTGCCAGAATGGTTGTTGCTTCCGCCAGCCGTTTGAAAAAATCGTCGTAGATATCCTTCTGAGCATCATATTTTACAGTGCTCGGCGCAATAGCCGCTTCGAAATAGGGAATGGGACCGTAATAATCCGTTACACGGTGAAAAGCGTAGACCCACCAGATACTTGCCAGTGCATATTGGGAAGAGGAAGGGGCTACCTCATCAAAAAGTTTCCTCAACTGGGGCGCAACCTGTGTGTAGATGGGATTCCAGTGGCTGTCGATCCAGGTGGGGTGCATATAGTACCTGTCGGACTGGAAGTTAGGTGTTGTGGTTGCATAGTACTGCGCATATAAATCGGCGAACAGATTTTGAGCTGTCTGGTAATTACCAGCCGAGTAGGATGCCTGTTGCTGGGCACGGGCAAATAAATAGGGAAGTTCGGCGTCGGTGAGTTCGGTGAGTGCTGTTTTACTGGTATTAATCTCGTCAAAATCTCCGGTACATCCTGCCATTACGCCTGCTACTCCCGCCAATACAGTTACTGCCGCAATTCTGATATATATTTTCGTGACTAATTCCATAGGTCTTTAAAAATGAAATTTCTGATTAATATGAATTTCATCCATGATGCTAAAATCCTAGTTTTAAATTGAGTCCAACCGTTCTGGTGGATGGCAATGTTCCGTATTCCGCCCCCTGGTAATTGGCAGAACCCAGGTTAACGTCCGGATCAAACGGCAGTTTACGTTTTTTCAGACCGGGAATATCCATCCTGGCGCTGCCTCTGTAAAAGAAGAACAGGTTGCGGGCTGTAAGTGACAGCCGGGCGTTTTTAATAAACAAACAGGCCGGCGTTGGAATATTATATCCCAACGAAAGCTCTCTTAGTCTCACGTTGGTAGTATTATACGCAAAGAAACCACCCCATGTATAACGTCCCTGAGATACCGTTTGCCAGAATGTCTCGGCGGTGATGGGTACTGTGTTCTGTTCTGAGGTAACAACGCCATCGTCGGTTTCCACTACGGCCGGAAGTATCCAGCCTCCTTCGCGGTTTTCTTGTGTATACTTCGCCGTTCCGTCATAGGCCAGGTTACCATCTGTACCTGAAACCATTGTTCCGCCCACCCGTCCGTCGATCAGGAAGGTAAGCGTAAATTTCTTATAGGCGAAGGTGTTAGTGAAACCGAAGGTGAACTTAGGGTTGAAATTTCCTACAATGTTGTCAAATGAGGTCTGCACCGGAAGCCCCTTTGAGTTTACTACGTAATGGCCGTTGGCGTCGGTCTTCCAGCCATAGGCCTGCAGGTCGCCATACGATTTGCCTTCGCGTACGATAGCCGTAGTGGTGCGGGTATTTCCGCCCAGGGTCGCCGTTTTGATACTCGGGTGCAGCTTGATTACTTTGTTTACATTCCGGGCAAAATTGAGGGAGGCGTCCCAGGTAAATTTCCTTCCCCTGAGCGGAGAGGCCGACAAGGTGAGTTCAAAACCGTGGTTGTTGATCTTTCCCGCATTAACATACTGGCTGGTGAAACCGGTCGGACGGGCGAGGTTCAGTGTGAGCAACTGGTTGACCGTGTTACTGTTGTAATAGGTAAAGTCGATGCCCAGGCGCCTGCCGAACATGCGGAGGTCCAAACCGAATTCCGTTGAGGAAGAAATTTCAGGTTTGAGGTTTTCCGCAGGTTTGGTGGTATTTCTGGAAATGAACCCTCCGGTACCGCCTTGCGAGAAATTGTAGGTTTGTGAAAGGCTATATGGTGATGCATCGTTGCCTACCTGTGCCCATGATCCCCTCAGTTTCAGAAAGCTGATCCAGGAGGGAAGCTCGAATGCTTCGGAAAGAATGGCATTCGCGCCGAAAGAGGAATAGATATAGGAGTAAGGCTTCGGAAGTGTGGACGACCAATCGTTACGTATCGACGCGTCCAAAGTGATGAAATCACGCAAGGAAACGGATGCCGTACCGAAAACATACTGAAGTTTCTTTTCGGAGAAACCTGTGATCTGCGTTAAAGCGGAGGCAAAGGAAAGATCAAAACGGTTCGGAACCGAAAGTCCGGTTGTGCTGGCTCCTACCTGTGAGAATCGGTTATAGGTTGAACCCGCCCCAAAGTTGTACGTCACCGTGAGGTCGTTTCCGATGTTATTATGGCCAGAAAGGATCAGGTCCATGTTTCTTTCCAGCTGCTCACCGGTGTAGTCCGAAAATGAACCACCGGTACCTGCAAACAACAGCGTACCGGCAGCGTAACCGAAATTGTAGCGGTCGGCGTACCAGTCGTAACTGATCCGGCCCTGCACATTGAGCCAGTCGGTGAGGTTGTACCTGGCTGACCCCAGGACGATGACCCGATTCCTTTTTTCTGAAGCAAAAGTTTTGTTCAGCGTCCAGTAGGGGTTCATGTAAATACTCGAGCTGGTCCAGTAGGTAGGCTGTCCGTTTTCATCCTGATAGGTATTGTAAACATTATTCAGGTCCACACTGCGAGGAACCTTGTAGAGGTTCATGGTTACGGAGCTTTCCTCACCGGAGCGTGGTTTGTTTTCAATACTCTGATTGGTATAGGTAACTTTGGCATCTGTTGAAAAACGCTTGCTGATTTGTGTATTTAGCCGAAGGTTCATGCTGTGGCGCATAAGCTGGTTGTTCGGCAGGATGCCCTGGTTGTAATTATTGGTATAGGACAGGTAACTCTGTACCTTGTCGGTACCGGCCGAAATTCCAATGGAGTTGTTAGTTGCCACCGCATCACGAAAAAAATCCCTGATGTTATCGGGATAGGTAGTGGCCTCGGCACCCCAGCTATATGGTGAGTTGGAACTGGAAATGCCTCCAGCACCCTGCCCGAATTGATTCTGCAGGCGGGGTAATAAAAATGGTGTTTCAACCGAAACACCTGAATTGATATCGGCAGAAATTTTTCCGGCCTTGCCTTTTTTTGTTGTGATCATGATCACACCGTTGGCTGCACGGCTGCCATACAGTGCAGAAGCGGCCGGTCCTTTCAGTATGTTCAGTGATTCAATATCGTCCGGGTTGAAGTTGTTGGCCCCGTCACTGCCATTGATACCCCCGAAATCTCCGGTAACCTGACTGCGTACCGTGTTGTCGACAGGTACTCCGTCAATGACGAACAGCGCGTTGTTATTACCTGTAATGGAACGATTACCGCGCAGGATCACGCGGGTGGCAGAGCCCGGGCCCGAAGAACTTTGGGTGATACCGATCCCGGCAATCTTGCCCGAAAGTGTATTGACGAAATTGGGATCCCTTACGTCCGTCAGCTGTTTCCCGTCTATTTGCTGGGTTGCATAGGTAAGTGTTTTTGCGTTACGCTCAATTCCCAGAGCGGTTACCACTACTTCCCCAAGCTGTTTCACATCTTCGTTTAATACCACATCAACAACATGGCGGTTCTCTACGGCAATTTCCCGGGTAGTGTATCCAATGGATGAAAAGATCAGGACAGCATTGTCATCAGGAATGGCCATTGTGAAATTTCCGTTACCGTCCGTTGAGGTTCCCCGGTTTATTCCTTTGATCACAATGTTGGTTCCCGGAACGGCTGAGCCGGTAGCATCCTTCACGGTGCCATTTATTTCCCTGGTAATATGCTGCTGCGCTGCTGATGGAACCGAAACTGGCTGCGGAGCCTGGCCGGTGGCTCCAGAGGCCGGTTTGCTGCTGATGATAATATTGTTATTCACCTGGGTATACCCCAGGCCCGTACCGTTTAGTATCAGTTCCAAAACTTCTTTAACGGGTCTTTTTTCGAGAGATACAGATACCCTTTTCTTTCTATGGATCCGCTCAATGCTGGTTATGAACTTAAAGTCGCTCTTTTTCTCAATCGCTATAAATGCATTCTGGAGAGTAACGTTATGTAGGTGTAATGAAATTTTGACATCTTCTATACTCTGCATTTTGCCGGATCCCACGGCAGTGGAACGTCCGGTACATAATACTGAAATCAATAGAAAACCAAGAGATTTCCAATGCCCGACGCAGGAACCGGATCGCTTGGTAAATGTCTGTTTTCTCATTCTTTCGTATTAAAATAAATAATTCTGATAAGAGGGATATCGAAATTACAATGCGTTAAATTACATAGCTCCTTCGAGAAAATCTTAACGTTTTCCGGCCACTAGTGGCAGACCCCGCCAGTAATAATGACTTCGTCTCCTGAGATTTTGTAATGAAAGGAATTGGATATACTCAGCAGTTTCAATATGTCCGCCAACCGGGCGTCTCTGTTAAAGCTGGCCATGACACGGCACCCTCTGAGTTTTGAATTCAAAATCCTTATTTTTTTTCCATACCGGTCTTCCAAACTTTTTGCTACCTCTTCGTAGGTGTTGTCCCTAAAAGCAAGCGGGTCAAGTCTCCAGGCAGCAATATTATTCAATCTAACGATGCTTGTATACGTTTGTGCATTTTGCGTGTCTACCACCAGTTTTTGCATTGGTGTAATTTTGCTTGAAGCAGGTACCGAGCCATTGATACTCTCTGTATTTACTTCCACTTTTCCTGTCATAACGGAAACCTCTCCGTCTTTTTCATCCGGATAGGATCGCACATTGAACGAGGTACCCAATACCCGGGTGGATATCCCTTTACTCTTTACGATAAACGGTTTCTCCTTGTTTGGCTTTATTTCAAAAAAGGCCTCGCCCACCAGCGTAACCTCCCTGAGATCACCTTCAAATACTACCGGGTAGGTCAGAATACTCTTTTTATTCAGCCAAACGGTAGAGCTGTCCGGAAGTGTTATTTTTATTACATCGTAATTTCCGGTCACTTTCTGTTCAAACGCAAGCGCTGGCCTTGCAGTAATCATCCCTTTGTAAAAATTGAACGCAATGCCCAGGATCAAGATAATGCTTGCTGCCATAAACCAGGCATTTGCGCTTATGCTCAGTATCCTGTTCTCTGCTGCCTGCTGTTTTTGCGCAGCCATCCGGGAATGGAGTACATGAAGGCCGCGTTCAAGGCTGAAACTATTATTCTCAGGAATCTGCTGATTGCGCCATGCACTTTCCAGCTGCTGGAACAGCAGATGATTTTCCTCGTCTTCCAGCCATGTTTCCATGAAAGACATTTCGTCCAAGCTGCATTCGCCTGTTAAGTATTTGGCGATTAAAGGCCATGGTGTTTGAT
This portion of the Dyadobacter sp. CECT 9275 genome encodes:
- a CDS encoding aminotransferase class I/II-fold pyridoxal phosphate-dependent enzyme; the encoded protein is MINRRDLIKHLSSLPLLGGVLGENSLNPLASAATKVPVRNLAKELGIRTFINAAGTYTAMTGSLMQDEVVATIQGAAQEFMMLDEVQTKVGEKIAALTHAESAVVTAGCFSALTLGLAGVLTGMDQKKVEALPHLEGTGMKSEVIIQKGHNIGYSHALTNTGCKIVYIETVDELEKAINEKTAMMWFLNIQADSGAIKHEEWVKIAKRHGIPTMIDMAADVPPVENLWRFNDLGFDLVCVSGGKAMRGPQSAGILMGKKDLIAAARLSMPPRGSTIGRGMKVNKEEILGMYVALEKFVNMDHKKEWKMWEDRVATIEKAAKSVNGITTEVFTPELGNHTPTLKITWDMAKVNLPVKALQENLRNGNPSIEFMPAGNNALTITTWMLKAGEDKIVAARLKEEFSKAVV
- a CDS encoding SusD/RagB family nutrient-binding outer membrane lipoprotein, yielding MELVTKIYIRIAAVTVLAGVAGVMAGCTGDFDEINTSKTALTELTDAELPYLFARAQQQASYSAGNYQTAQNLFADLYAQYYATTTPNFQSDRYYMHPTWIDSHWNPIYTQVAPQLRKLFDEVAPSSSQYALASIWWVYAFHRVTDYYGPIPYFEAAIAPSTVKYDAQKDIYDDFFKRLAEATTILAGKTSETPYGNYDIVYAGNVSKWIKFANTLRLRLALRISKADPAKAKTEAEAAIAGGLLATLADNAMMTKNLIGSDYNGLSFISGWGEFRMSAAMESVLKGFEDPRIGIYFQPAFTTKTYEGLRNGLGSSELTQTLNTNDYNSNIGTRWIRNTGKGSAWDRQLAVAQDIMHTSEAYFLLAEAALNGWNTETGTAREFYEKGIQASMEGWGITGQVVNDYIASNHTPVAPADQQNSPALSGITVKWAATEAIQREQIATQKWLALYPDGIEAWAEFRRTRLPKLYTVVNSVNTDVPATRFPRRIPFLQQEYTNNAAAMEGAVSLLGGPDKASTPLWWDKN
- a CDS encoding SusC/RagA family TonB-linked outer membrane protein, with the protein product MRKQTFTKRSGSCVGHWKSLGFLLISVLCTGRSTAVGSGKMQSIEDVKISLHLHNVTLQNAFIAIEKKSDFKFITSIERIHRKKRVSVSLEKRPVKEVLELILNGTGLGYTQVNNNIIISSKPASGATGQAPQPVSVPSAAQQHITREINGTVKDATGSAVPGTNIVIKGINRGTSTDGNGNFTMAIPDDNAVLIFSSIGYTTREIAVENRHVVDVVLNEDVKQLGEVVVTALGIERNAKTLTYATQQIDGKQLTDVRDPNFVNTLSGKIAGIGITQSSSGPGSATRVILRGNRSITGNNNALFVIDGVPVDNTVRSQVTGDFGGINGSDGANNFNPDDIESLNILKGPAASALYGSRAANGVIMITTKKGKAGKISADINSGVSVETPFLLPRLQNQFGQGAGGISSSNSPYSWGAEATTYPDNIRDFFRDAVATNNSIGISAGTDKVQSYLSYTNNYNQGILPNNQLMRHSMNLRLNTQISKRFSTDAKVTYTNQSIENKPRSGEESSVTMNLYKVPRSVDLNNVYNTYQDENGQPTYWTSSSIYMNPYWTLNKTFASEKRNRVIVLGSARYNLTDWLNVQGRISYDWYADRYNFGYAAGTLLFAGTGGSFSDYTGEQLERNMDLILSGHNNIGNDLTVTYNFGAGSTYNRFSQVGASTTGLSVPNRFDLSFASALTQITGFSEKKLQYVFGTASVSLRDFITLDASIRNDWSSTLPKPYSYIYSSFGANAILSEAFELPSWISFLKLRGSWAQVGNDASPYSLSQTYNFSQGGTGGFISRNTTKPAENLKPEISSSTEFGLDLRMFGRRLGIDFTYYNSNTVNQLLTLNLARPTGFTSQYVNAGKINNHGFELTLSASPLRGRKFTWDASLNFARNVNKVIKLHPSIKTATLGGNTRTTTAIVREGKSYGDLQAYGWKTDANGHYVVNSKGLPVQTSFDNIVGNFNPKFTFGFTNTFAYKKFTLTFLIDGRVGGTMVSGTDGNLAYDGTAKYTQENREGGWILPAVVETDDGVVTSEQNTVPITAETFWQTVSQGRYTWGGFFAYNTTNVRLRELSLGYNIPTPACLFIKNARLSLTARNLFFFYRGSARMDIPGLKKRKLPFDPDVNLGSANYQGAEYGTLPSTRTVGLNLKLGF
- a CDS encoding FecR family protein — translated: MSDQTPWPLIAKYLTGECSLDEMSFMETWLEDEENHLLFQQLESAWRNQQIPENNSFSLERGLHVLHSRMAAQKQQAAENRILSISANAWFMAASIILILGIAFNFYKGMITARPALAFEQKVTGNYDVIKITLPDSSTVWLNKKSILTYPVVFEGDLREVTLVGEAFFEIKPNKEKPFIVKSKGISTRVLGTSFNVRSYPDEKDGEVSVMTGKVEVNTESINGSVPASSKITPMQKLVVDTQNAQTYTSIVRLNNIAAWRLDPLAFRDNTYEEVAKSLEDRYGKKIRILNSKLRGCRVMASFNRDARLADILKLLSISNSFHYKISGDEVIITGGVCH